The Zingiber officinale cultivar Zhangliang chromosome 10A, Zo_v1.1, whole genome shotgun sequence genome contains a region encoding:
- the LOC122027792 gene encoding long chain base biosynthesis protein 2a-like, producing the protein MSPPLFLLLPPLPPIPPLAVPREIRRMVRLTFPTALLTLIGYGIFFTFGLLRDLFRKLLNWSKSDDPKGYAPICPAFEDFYTRRIYHRIQDCFGRPIASAPDAWIDVVERYSNDNNKTLHRTTNTTRCLNLGSYNYLGFAAGDEYCTPRVIESLESYAPTTCSSRADAGTTKLHTELEELIARFVGKPAAITFGMGYVTNSSIIPALVGEGGLIISDSFNHNSIVNGARASGATVMVFQHNGPSQLEELLRKQIVKGQPDTGEPWKKIMVIVEGIYSMEGEFSKLPEIVAICKKYKAYIYLDEAHSIGAVGKSGRGVCELLGVDPADVDIMMGTFTKSFGSCGGYIAASEDIIQYLRYACPAHLYATSMSPPAVQQVISAIKVVLGEDGSNRGAKKLAQIRESSNYFRSELKKTGFVVLGDNDSPVMSIMLYNLAKLPAFSRECLRQNVAVVIVAYPATPVLLARARICISASHTREDLIRGLKVISEVGDLVGAKCLPAEPEKIKFD; encoded by the exons ATGTCGCCGCCGCTGTTCCTCCTACTCCCGCCGCTACCGCCCATTCCCCCACTCGCGGTGCCGCGGGAGATCCGCCGGATGGTGAGGCTCACTTTCCCGACCGCCCTCCTCACCCTCATCGGCTACGGAATCTTTTTCACTTTCGGTCTCCTCCGCGACCTCTTCCGCAAGCTCCTCAACTGGTCCAAGTCCGACGACCCCAAG GGTTATGCGCCCATATGTCCGGCGTTCGAGGATTTCTACACCCGTCGCATCTACCACCGCATCCAG GATTGTTTTGGCCGCCCAATTGCGAGTGCACCGGATGCTTGGATCGATGTGGTTGAGCGTTACTCCAATGACAATAACAAGACTCTACA CCGAACTACAAACACAACAAGGTGCCTCAACCTCGGATCATACAACTATCTTGGTTTTGCAGCAGGAGACGAGTACTGCACACCTCGTGTGATCGAATCTCTCGAGAGTTATGCTCCTACTACTTGCAGCTCTCGGGCTGATGCAG GGACCACTAAGTTGCATACTGAACTTGAGGAGTTGATAGCACGATTTGTGGGGAAACCTGCGGCTATTACTTTTGGCATGGGATATGTGACAAACTCTTCCATAATTCCTGCTTTAGTTGGAGAG GGTGGTCTAATCATTAGTGATTCATTCAACCATAATTCCATCGTCAATGGTGCTCGAGCTTCTGGTGCCACGGTTATGGTTTTCCAACACAACG GTCCGTCTCAGTTGGAAGAATTGCTGAGAAAGCAGATAGTTAAGGGGCAGCCTGACACTGGCGAACCATGGAAGAAGATAATGGTCATTGTGGAAGGAATATACAGTATGGAAGGAGAGTTCTCTAAGCTGCCTGAGATAGTAGCTATCTGCAAGAAGTACAAG GCATACATATATTTGGACGAGGCACACAGCATAGGCGCTGTTGGAAAATCTGGCAGAGGTGTTTGTGAGCTCCTCGGGGTGGATCCAGCTGATGTTGATATCATGATGGGAACTTTTACCAAGTCATTTGGGTCCTGTGGAGGCTATATTGCAGCTTCAGAG GATATCATTCAGTACCTCAGGTACGCTTGCCCAGCTCATCTCTATGCCACGTCCATGTCGCCACCAGCAGTTCAACAAGTAATATCTGCAATCAAGGTTGTTCTTGGGGAAGATGGATCAAACAGAG GAGCCAAGAAACTTGCACAGATTCGCGAGAGCAGCAACTACTTCCGATCAGAACTTAAGAAGACGGGCTTTGTGGTTCTTGGCGACAATGACTCACCAGTCATGTCTATTATGCTATACAACTTAGCTAAACTCCCTGCTTTTTCTCGTGAATGCTTAAGGCAGAAT GTTGCGGTTGTGATTGTAGCATACCCTGCAACCCCGGTTTTGCTTGCCAGGGCCAGGATCTGCATATCAGCTTCCCATACCAGGGAAGACCTGATAAGAGGCTTGAAG GTCATCAGCGAAGTTGGTGATCTTGTAGGGGCGAAGTGCCTCCCTGCCGAACCAGAGAAGATAAAGTTTGATTGA